The nucleotide sequence AACGGGGGCATGACGATCCAGCGATTGTTGGTCAATTCCATCAATGTATTATCAAAACTGATTACGGGTGGCGGTAGGGAATCACGCATAGCCAATCGTTTATAGTTAGTGATATAGAGGTCAAGGTCGCCATCGTTATCAACATCGGCTAAGGCAGAAGAGGTGCTACCGGGCCTATCCAAAAAAGAAGGTAAAATATTTTCAGTAAAGACGCCGTCACCATTATTAATAAATAAACTATTGGGGCCGCCCAATGCAGTGACGATTAAATCAAGATCACGATCGCCATCCACATCGGCAAAAGTTGCGCCAGTTGAATATCGGTCTTTGCATGCAACACCCGCCGTTGTGGTTGCATCTTCAAATTGCCAATCACCTTTGTTTATATAAAGGACATTGTGCTCCCGAATTCTGGGGATATAAATATCAATCCGTCCATCCCCATTTACATCGCCCAAGGCCACACCGGAGCCATGCATTAAATGTTGATTCTCAAGGATTTCCTGTTCGCCAATCCAGTTACCAGCAGTTACGCCTGTTTGGGATGGCGCCATTTCAGAAAATCCCGAATCTCCATTTCCAATTGGAACGGTTAATCTTTCAACTTTATAAACCTGCTCTTTTCCCCAACCCGGTTCATTTTGTTCACAGCCAATAATGAACAAGAACAAGATGATAACTGAAATTGATTTTTTCATAGCGGTGGCAAAATTACTGCCAAGCGTTCCATTGATTCTTTAGGAATCGGTTCGTTCAGTCCCTGTCATCGCAAGGACGATTTCGGTGCTTTCCCGGAATGAGGCGTGTTGCACGGTTGTGGCTTTATAAAAGTAGTAGAGTGTTAAAAAATAAAGTATATGGAACCACCATTCAGAAACTTTTCCGATAAAAAAGGCACCGTCAAGAATGACCATAGCCATAAATAAAAGAGTCACCGTCATAGTGGGTGGATAAAGTTTTCTTTTAATGGCAAACATTTGGGTATAAAGATCTCTTCCCATGTTTGGATGTGCTTCTAGGTATTCACGAATATTTACACCTGTTCCCACAAAAAAGAACATAACCAATGTTTGGGCGGCGATGAAAATGATACTGATAAGTAAATCCAGCGTAATATGATTTTGAGCCCAAAAATCAAAATAATGGTTTAGGCCGATTAGGACCAACCCAAAACCGGACACGGCAACCATGATGTAGGAGAGAATCATAAAAAACCACATAAAATCACCTATACGTTAAAGTGGAAATAAATACAGTCACCATCCTGCACGATATACTCTTTGCCTTGGAGTTGGGCCAAGCCCGCATCCTTGACACTTTTTTCTGATCCCAGGCGAACGAGGTCACCATATTTAATTATTTCAGCTTTGATAAATCCTTTTTGAAAATCGGTATGGATTTCACCTGCCGCTTCTGGCGCCGATGCGCCCTGTTTTATTGTCCACGCACGGACTTCAGTAGGCCCTCCTGTGAAATATGTTTCGAGTCCTAATAGGTTAAACCCGGCATGGATTAACTTATTCAATCCCGGCTCAAGAAGGTTGTATTCTTCAAGGAACATGGCTTTCCCGTCATCATCAAGGACAGCTATTTCCTGTTCAATCTTCCCACATAATCTGATGGCAAGGTTGTTTTCTTTTTTGGCAAAGTCGAATAAATCCTGCACGTGAGTATTTCTTTTGTCGTGGGTAATTTCATTTTCATCCACATTGGCTACATAAAGGATAGGTTTGCGTGTCAATAAAAATAATGCACGAATAAAAGGAAGTTCATCTTCTTCTGCGGTAAATGTTCGCGCCATATTGCCCGCATCACAATGTGTTTTTAAACGTGACACCACGTCAAGCTCTAGCTGAGCAGTCTTTTCTTTTTTTACCAGTTTTGATAAACGATAAACACTTTTTTCTAATGTATCTAAATCGGCTAGGAGTAGTTCTGTTTCAATCAGTTCTGCATCCCGTACAGGATCAACGCTTCCCTCAACATGAACCACATTATCATCTTCAAAACACCTAACCACATGGACGATTGCCGCTACTTGTCGAATTTGGCTTAAGAATTGGTTGCCGAGCCCTTCACCTTTACTGGCACCCCGGACGAGACCGGCAATATCTATAAATTCTACCGTTGCTGGTGTTACCTTTTCAGGTTTAAATATTTTGGTTAAATCCCCCAAACGATCATCAGGGAGCGCCACAATTCCCATGTGGGGTTCAATCGTACAAAAGGGGTAGTTTTCCGCCGGGACGGAAGAAGCAGTTAATGCGTTAAAAATGGTTGATTTACCAACATTGGGTAATCCAACGATGCCACACCGCAGTGCCATAAAATATCCTAATTAATATTGAGTTTAGTTTAAACAGATTTGTTTAAAAGGAGTCCAGAGCCGGGTCGCCGCCAAAATCATAGGTGAGATTATCAAACAGCCCAACTTGTAGATTTTTAGCGAAATAGATGATTCGATCTATGCCTGTACTTAACTCTCCGTCGGCCCAAACCATATATTTCCCACCGCGATTTATCAGCTTTTTAATATCAATCCTGTAGGTTACTTTTTCATGATAAGGACGAACTTGTCCTTTGAATTTGAGATCGCCGACGCCTAATGCACGGCCACGACCCTTGCCGCCAACCCAAGTTAAAAAGAACCCAACCAATTGCCACATTCCATCTAGCCCAAGACATCCGGGCATAACAGGGTCGCCTTTGAAATGGCAGTGAAAAAACCATAGATCATCTGTAACATCTAATTCTGCGATAATTTCACCTTTTCCATATTTTCCGCCATCATCAGAAATATGAACAATCCGGTCCATCATCAGCATTGGGGGGGCGGGAAGTTTTCCTTGATCCAGGCCAAAGAGTTTACCTAGACCACTATTAATTAAATCTTCTTTAGAAAAATTGTTTTTGCGCGACATTTATTGCTCCTATACAAGCCCCAAATTTACCTTGAAATAAGGAATTATTATGATAATGTTTTCTAACTAATTTTTTTGGCAAAAATACTTTCCTAAATTCAGGCTTTAATATTGGAGAAAAAAATGTCTAAATGGGTATTGTTATTAGGTGGCTCAACCGGTCACGGCGCCGCAACGGCCAAAAGATTGGCGAAAGATGGTTATGGTATTATTGCTTTTCACTTTGATCGTGGAGAAGCAAAAAAGATTGCTGAGGAAACCATTGCTGAAGTGAATAAAACAACAGGTGGCCGTTGCCATTATTTCAACACCAACGCCGCATCCGAAGAAACGATGGATAAATATATTCCTCAAATAAAAGAAATCACAGGTGGAGAGCCCGTGAAGCTTTTACTTCATTCCATCGCTTTTGGTACAACCACAAACTTTTTTGGCGAAAAACCGGTAACCCAACGACAAATGGATATGACAGTCCACGTAATGGGGAATGCCTTATTATACTGGACGCAAAAATTATTTGCAGAAAAATTGCTGGGAAAAGGTTCCCGCGTGATGGGGCTCACCAGCGAAGGTAATTATTTAGCCATGGAAGGATATGGGCCGGTGAGTGTTGCCAAGGTTGCCATGGAAGCAATCATTCGTCAAATCGGTTGGGAATTAGGAGTGCATGGAATTACGGCTAATGCCGTTCAGGCTGGCATTACGCCAACACGCGCTTTGACTAAAATTACTGAAAACTGGGAAGGCTGGATTGAAAGCACAAAAAGTAGAAATCCTATGCGACGAACAACCACTCCGGAAGATGTGGCCGGGACGATTTCTATGTTGTTAAAACCGGAAGCGGACTTTATCAACTGCTCCATCATTTATTGTGATGGAGGCGAGCACCGCTCTGGGGCGTTTTAGGAAGAAAGCGTTATTTTGATTACAATGATGATAGTTGGTCTGCCGTTAGGCAGGAAACGTATCGTTGCGAAGTAATTAACTAAGAACCGGAATCTTCAAGTGAGGCTCTTTGTTTTATAAGGGTAACTAAATCATGATGGTCTTTAGTGGGTTGCATCTGGAAACATGTTTCCGCTTCTTTCAATGCATAATTCCACCACCCTTTTTTGGTATACATGAGTGATAAATTATAATGGGCTTTACTGAGAGCCTGGAAATCTTCTCTTTTTAATTCTTTGTATGAATCGGGATAAAGACGGGTCACTTCACGAAACTCTAGGATGGCTTCTTCCACTAATCCTTTTTGGGCATACCATTTACCTAGCTTTAAATGGCGCTGTGGATCTTCTTTGCATCCACTCACAATGAATGCAATTGAAAGAATTAGGACTGTTTTGTTAAGACTAAACTTCATTTTAGAACCTTAAAATTGCGGTCTGTACCCTTAGAAATCCAAGTAAAACATTTAAGTATTTGCAGACAAATTAGAAGCGCGATGTGGATCCCGAACCAAGAAAATGATAATTAGCAGTCCGGCCAGCATACAGGCACCCAGCATTCGAAACAGAAAATCTAACCCAATAGTTTCGCTCATAAAACCGCTGGTAGTTATGGCAATTAAGACAAAAGGACTTAAAATAGTATCAATCAACGCCATGATCATTTTATTGTCCCCCGTCTCTCCGGCAAAATCAAAAACAATGGACATTGCAGCGGGCATAAAGGCACCTTGTGCTAGCCCTAAGAAAAAGAAAATGCCATAAACCCAAATCATTGATTGGGCCGAAAGGGCGACGCCCATGGCAATTGTATGGCACGCAAAACAGAATACCATGGCTACTTTATAGCCAATTCGATCACCGATTTGACCAGCAATGAGACTGCCAAGGCCAAAAGCAACCAACCGCGCCGCTGTGAGAAGCCC is from Candidatus Neomarinimicrobiota bacterium and encodes:
- the ychF gene encoding redox-regulated ATPase YchF, which codes for MALRCGIVGLPNVGKSTIFNALTASSVPAENYPFCTIEPHMGIVALPDDRLGDLTKIFKPEKVTPATVEFIDIAGLVRGASKGEGLGNQFLSQIRQVAAIVHVVRCFEDDNVVHVEGSVDPVRDAELIETELLLADLDTLEKSVYRLSKLVKKEKTAQLELDVVSRLKTHCDAGNMARTFTAEEDELPFIRALFLLTRKPILYVANVDENEITHDKRNTHVQDLFDFAKKENNLAIRLCGKIEQEIAVLDDDGKAMFLEEYNLLEPGLNKLIHAGFNLLGLETYFTGGPTEVRAWTIKQGASAPEAAGEIHTDFQKGFIKAEIIKYGDLVRLGSEKSVKDAGLAQLQGKEYIVQDGDCIYFHFNV
- a CDS encoding SDR family oxidoreductase, which translates into the protein MSKWVLLLGGSTGHGAATAKRLAKDGYGIIAFHFDRGEAKKIAEETIAEVNKTTGGRCHYFNTNAASEETMDKYIPQIKEITGGEPVKLLLHSIAFGTTTNFFGEKPVTQRQMDMTVHVMGNALLYWTQKLFAEKLLGKGSRVMGLTSEGNYLAMEGYGPVSVAKVAMEAIIRQIGWELGVHGITANAVQAGITPTRALTKITENWEGWIESTKSRNPMRRTTTPEDVAGTISMLLKPEADFINCSIIYCDGGEHRSGAF
- the fabA gene encoding bifunctional 3-hydroxydecanoyl-ACP dehydratase/trans-2-decenoyl-ACP isomerase → MSRKNNFSKEDLINSGLGKLFGLDQGKLPAPPMLMMDRIVHISDDGGKYGKGEIIAELDVTDDLWFFHCHFKGDPVMPGCLGLDGMWQLVGFFLTWVGGKGRGRALGVGDLKFKGQVRPYHEKVTYRIDIKKLINRGGKYMVWADGELSTGIDRIIYFAKNLQVGLFDNLTYDFGGDPALDSF